From Paenarthrobacter sp. A20:
GCCACGGTGCTCAGCAAGGTCGATCGCCTCAGGGGAGGTGCCCAGGATCGGCACGCCGGCGTCGGCCAGCTGCTGTGCCAGCTTCAGCGGAGTCTGTCCACCGAGCTGCACGAAGACACCCATGACACCGCCAGTGCGCTCTTCGGCGGCGATGACTTCGAGGACATCCTCAAGGGTCAGCGGCTCGAAGTACAGGCGTGTGGAGACGTCGTAGTCGGTGGAGACAGTTTCTGGGTTGCAGTTGACCATGACGGTCTCGTATCCGGCTTTGCGCAGGGCCATGGAGGCATGCACGCAGGAGTAGTCGAACTCGATGCCCTGGCCGATGCGGTTGGGGCCGGAGCCAAGGATGATGACGGAGGGCTTGGCGTGCAGGCCGACTTCGTCTTCTTCGTCGTAGGCGGAGTAGTGGTACGGCGTGTAGGCGGCGAACTCCGCGGCGCAGGTGTCCACCGTCTTGTAGACCGGACGGATGCCCAAGGCGTGGCGGACCCCACGGACAACGGCCTCAGGGTTATGCGTGAGGGCACCGATCTGCTCGTCCGAGAAGCCGTGGCGCTTGGCGTTGCGCAGCATGTCTTCGGTCAGCACACCGGCCTTGCGGATCTCCTGCGCGGTCTCGTTGAGAAGCTGCAGCTGGTCCAGGAACCAAGGATCGATCTTGGTGGCCTCGAAGAGGTCCTCCACGCTGGCGCCGCCGAGCATCGCACGCTGCACCTGGTGCAGGCGGTCCGTGGTGGGGCGCTTGGCTTTCTCGATGAGCTCGGCCACTTCGTACTCCGGCACCGAGCTGAAGTCCAGCTGGGACCCCTTCTGTTCCAAGGAGCGCAGGGCCTTCTGCAGGGCCTCGGTGAAGTTGCGGCCCATGGCCATGGCTTCGCCGACGGACTTCATGGTGGTGGTCAGCGTGTTGTCCGCTGCCGGGAACTTCTCGAAGGCGAAGCGGGGAACCTTGACCACAACGTAGTCGAGTGTCGGCTCAAACGAAGCCGGCGTCTTCTGCGTGATGTCGTTGGGGATCTCGTCCAGGGTGTAGCCCAGGGAAAGCTTGGTGGCGATCTTTGCAATGGCGAAGCCGGTTGCCTTGGATGCCAAGGCAGAAGAGCGGGACACTCGCGGGTTCATCTCGATGACCACCACACGACCAGTGGCGGGGTCGATGGCGAACTGGATGTTGCAGCCACCGGTGTCCACGCCGACTTCGCGGATGACGGCAATGGAGACGTCGCGCAGCTTCTGGTACTCGCGGTCGGTGAGGGTCAGGGCCGGAGCAACCGTGATGGAATCACCGGTGTGGACGCCTACGGGATCGAAGTTCTCGATGGAGCAAACAACAACGACGTTGTCGTTCTTGTCCCGCATCATCTCGAGCTCGTACTCCTTCCAGCCGAGGATGCTCTCTTCAAGCAGGACCTCGGTGGTGGGGCTGTACTGCAGCCCCTGGCCTACGATGCGGCGGAGGTCGTCCTCGTTGTACGCCAAGCCGGAGCCCAAGCCACCCATGGTGAAGGAAGGACGGACCACCATCGGGTAGCCGAGGTCCTCCGCGGCTTTGAACGCTTCTTCCATGGTGTGGATGATGTGGCTGCGCGCGGACTCTGCGCCACAACGCTCTACGACGCCCTTGAACTTCTCGCGGTCTTCACCAAGCTCAATGGCAGCAATGTTCGCACCGATCAGCTCTACGTTGTACTTCTCCAGCACGCCGTTCTTGTCCAGCGCAATGGCGGTGTTCAAAGCAGTCTGGCCACCGAGGGTCGGCAGGATGGCATCCGGGCGCTCCTTGGCGATGATCTTCTCCACCACCTCGGGGGTGATGGGCTCAACATAGGTGGCGTCGGCAAACTCGGGGTCCGTCATGATGGTGGCCGGGTTGGAGTTCACGAGGATGACGCGGAGGCCTTCCTCCTTGAGGACGCGCAGTGCCTGGGTACCGGAGTAATCGAATTCGGCAGCCTGCCCAATGACGATCGGGCCGGAACCGATGACAAGGACGCTCTTGAGATCTGTACGCTTGGGCATTACTTCTTGTCCTCAGTCTTGGAGTCGGTGGTGTTGGCGGCGCCGGACTTCGTCTCAGCCATGAGATCGATGAAGCGGTCGAACAGGTACGCGGCATCGTGCGGCCCGGCCGCGGCCTCGGGGTGGTACTGGACCGAGAATGCCGGGATGTCGAGGCAGGCGAGTCCTTCAACGACGTCGTCGTTCAACGACACGTGGCTGACTTCAACCCGTCCGTAGCGCTCTTCGGGAGCCACCGTGGCACCGTTCATCGGGGCGTCGACGGCAAAGCCGTGGTTCTGCGAGGTGATTTCCACCTTGCCTGTGCGGCGGTCCATAACGGGCTGGTTGATGCCGCGGTGACCATAGCGGAGCTTGTAGGTGCCGAAGCCGAGGGCGCGGCCCAAGATCTGGTTGCCGAAGCAGATACCGAAGTACGGCAGCTTCTCGTCCAGCACCGAGCGCAACAGGGAAACCTGGTGATCAGCCGTGGCCGGGTCGCCAGGTCCGTTGGACATGAAGAATCCATCCGGGTTGACCGCGTTGACGTCTTCCAGCGTGGAGGTGGCCGGCAGGACGTGGACGCGCACACCGCGCTCGGCGAAGCGAACAGGTGTCATGGCCTTGATGCCGAGGTCAACGGCGGCGATGGAGAACCGCGGCTCGCCTTCCCAGCCGTGGTCCTTGGGCTCAACGACATACGCCTTATCGATGGAGACTTCCTCCGCCAGCGCTGCACCTTCCATGGGGGCGCTGGCCAGGACGGCATCGACCAGTTCCTTGTCGGATACCTGAGCGGCCTCACCTGAGAAGATGCCGGCCCGCATGGTCTTGTGCTCGCGGAGGTGACGGGTGATGGCGCGGGTGTCGACACCCTGGATGCCAACAATGCCCTGCTCCACCAATTCGTCATCGAGGCTCCGTTCGGAGCGCCAGTTGGAGGGTCGGCGGGCAGCGTCGCGCACGATGTATCCGGCAACCCAGATACGGCGGGACTCAGCGTCTTCGCTGTTGACTCCGGTGTTGCCGATGTGCGGGGCCGTCTGGACTACCAGTTGGCGCGCATAGGAGGGGTCGGTGATGGTCTCCTGGTAACCGGTCATACCGGTGGCGAACACGGCTTCGCCGAGTGCGGTTCCCTGTGCGCCGTAGCTGCGGCCGCGGAACATGCGGCCGTCTTCGAGCACCAGCACTGCTGCTGAGGAGGTGGGTGTGGTGGCTGCTTTACTATCCGTCACTTTATTACTTTCCACTATCGGCATCTGCCTGAGGGGCTGCGGAGGTCAATTCCTGGAGGGCTTCGAGGAGGAGCTGCTTGTCGGCTGCGTGCCTGGAACGGAACCCGGTGTCGAGTTCCTGGCTGCCGAGCTTCCAACTGATGACCAGGAGTCCGTCCTTCTCGACGAACTTGCCAGCCATGCCGTTGGACTCGCGACTGTCCACTACTGCGGCGCGCGGGATGAACACGGGGGCGGCACCGGATCGGTCGAACAGCACGCCTTCGGCGTGGATGCTCAGTTCCGCGTTGGTCCGGATGCCAAGGCCCTGGACCGCGATCCGGTCCAGCCAGTCCCCTGCCGTGGTGGTGGCAACATATTGCCCTTCCGCGACGACGGTGGCCGGCGTCAGCTGCTCCGGCACCCCGGGAAGGCGTTCGACGTCGGCCTGTCGCCTGAGCCTGTTACGCCACCCCAGCCAGATCATCGCCAGTACGACGACAATCAATGGCACCGTGATGATCACGGTCAGTGTCTGGTTGTCCATTAATTGCTGCTGACTGCCGGGTACCGGTACGGCGTGTTGAGCTTGCCGTCAAGGACAGTGGGGTGGCCCTTGAAGAAGGTAGCCACAACGGATCCGGGCAGCTCCTTGCCCTTGAATGGTGAATTGCGGCCCATGGTTGCCATTTTATGGGGGTCAACGGTCCAACGCGCAGCCGGGTCCACAAGAATGACGTTGGCCGGCTCGCCAACCTCGAGCGGACGGCCCTGATCAGCGACGCGGCCAATGATCGCCGGAGTGAAGGACGTAACCCTCGCGAAGTCCGCCCATGTCATGAGGCCGGTCTCGATCATGGTCTCCTGGACCACCGAAAGCGCGGTTTCCAGGCCGGTCATGCCCATCGCCGCCTGCGCCCACTCGCATTCCTTGTGCTCGCTGGGGTGCGGGGCGTGGTCCGTTCCGACGACGTCGATGGTGCCGTCGGCGAGGCCCTCGCGCAGCGCTTGTACGTCAGCATCGGTACGCAGCGGCGGGTTGACCTTGTACACGGGGTCGTAACTGCGGACCAGCTCGTCAGTCAGGAGCAGGTGGTGGGGGGTGACCTCGGCTGTGACGTTGATTCCCCGTGCCTTGGCCCAGCGCACAATTTCCACGGATCCGGCAGTGGAGACGTGGCAGACATGCAGGCGTGAACCCACATGCTGGGCAAGCAGGACGTCGCGGGCAATGATGCTTTCCTCGGCAACAGCAGGCCATCCAGTCAATCCCAGCACTGCCGAGACGGTGCCTTCGTTCATCTGTGCCCCGGCGGTAAGGCGCGGTTCCTGCGCGTGCTGGGCCACCACGCCGTCGAACGCTTTCACGTACTCCAGCGCACGGCGCATGATCACGGGGTCGTGGACGCAGATCCCGTCGTCGGAGAACATGCGGACCCGGGCCCGGGAGTCGGCCATGGCGCCGAGCTCGGCGAGCTGCTCACCGGCCAGGCCCACGGTGACTGCACCCACGGGGCGGACGTCCACCCAGCCGGACGCGCGGCCCAGGCTGTGGACCTGTTCCACAACGCCCGCAGTGTCGGCCACCGGGTTGCTGTTGGCCATCGCATGGACGGCGGTGAAACCACCCAAGGCGGCAGCACGGGTACCGGTTTCCACCGTCTCGGCGTCTTCGCGGCCGGGTTCGCGCAGGTGGGTGTGCACGTCCACCATGCCGGGCAGGGCGACGAGGCCCGCGGCATCGATGACGGTGGCACCCTCAGCCGCAAGGTCCTTGCCGCGGGCTTCGATCATGCCGTCGCGGATCAGCAGGTCCTCGGCTTCGCCGCCGAGGATGGCGGCCCCACGAATCAGGTAGCTGTTCTCGGCCATCAGTTGGTCTCCTTGCTGGACTGGCTTACGTTCGAGGCTGCTCCGCGGGAATCCCCGGAGAGCAGCAGGTACAGGGCGGCCATGCGGACCGATACGCCGTTGCGCACTTGGGCAAGCACAGTGGATCGCGGCGAATCCGCGGCGGCCGAAGAAATTTCCAGGCCCCGGTTCATGGGACCCGGGTGCATGATGATGGTGTCCTTCATTCCCAGGTCATCCAACGCACGGAGCCTCGCGTCATCGAAGCCCCAGCGGCGGGAGTACTCGCGGGTGGAGGGGAAGAACGAAGCGTTCATCCGCTCACCCTGGACGCGCAACATCATCATGGCGTCAATGCCGGCCTCAAGAGTTTGGTCCAGGTCGTAGCTGACCTTGCAGGGCCAGTGCTCGACGCCGATCGGCAGCAGCGTGGGAGGCGCCACCAGCGTGACCTCGGCGCCAAGTGTCTTCAACAACCAAACGTTGGACCGGGCGACGCGGGAGTGCAGGACATCCCCGGCAATCGCTACCCGCATGCCCTTGAGGTCCGCACCGGTGGACTCTGTGCCGTTGACCTGCGACCAGTGCCGGCGCATGGTGAAGGCATCCAGGAGCGCTTGCGTTGGGTGTTCGTGGGTGCCGTCACCGGCATTGATGACTGCTGCGTCAATCCAGTCCGTGGCAGCGAGCCGGTGTGGCGCACCAGAAGCCCAGTGGCGGATGACGACGGCGTCGGCGCCCATCGCGGCGAGCGTCTGGGCGGTGTCTTTGAGGGACTCCCCCTTGGACACAGAGGATCCCTTCGCGGCGAAGTTGATGACGTCTGCGGACAGGCGCTTGGCTGCTGCCTCGAAAGAGATCCTGGTACGGGTGGAGTCCTCGAAGAAAAGGTTAACCACTGTCCGGCCGCGCAGGGCCGGCAGTTTCTTCACTTCACGCTCGCCGACAGCGGACATTTCCTCCGCTGTATCCAGGACACGGATGGCATCATAAGCGCTGAGGTTTTCGGTGGAAAGGAGGTGTTTCACTTGCCTGCCTCAATAACTACCTCGTTGACGGGCACACCGTCCACGGAGTCGATTTCCTCAAGATGGACGCGGACCTTTTCCGCGGAGGACGTAGGCAGGTTCTTTCCCACATGGTCGGCGCGAATGGGGAGCTCTCGGTGGCCCCTGTCCACCAGGACCGCCAATCGGACAATCCTCGGGCGCCCGAGGTCCACCAAGGCGTCCAGGGCCGCGCGGATGGTGCGTCCCGAATACAGGACGTCGTCGATCAGGACAACAACCTTGTCATCGATGCCGGACAACGGAAGCCGGGTGTGCCGCGGGGGCCGGGTTGGCTGGTGGGAAAGATCGTCACGGAACATGGTGACGTCCAGTTGGCCAACAATCGTTTCAGCGTTGACTGTGGGATCGGCCGCTGCGATCTTGTTGGCAAGCCGCACGGCCAATGGATAGCCGCGGCTGGGAATGCCCAAAAGAACCAGGTCCTGGGAGCCTTTGTTGGCTTCAAGGATCTCGTGGGCGATACGAGTGAGCGCACGATCAATGTCCGCCTGATTGAGAACAACCCGCGACGGCACGTGCGCTGAAGTGACTTCAGTCATCGCTCGTCTCCCCTTTCCCCGCCTCACGGGACGGAATTAAAAAAGGAATATTTGCTTTTCAAAGCTACCACAACGGCCCTTTCCGGCCTCACCCTCAGCGGACGCCGGGCATGAGTTTAAGCTCACATTCCATGCCGTGGAATAGGCTCGTGTCCATGACCATGAACCCGAACGGGCAGCCTGGCGGACAACCCTATCCGCGGCCCTATCTGGAACCTGCGGCCAACCCCACATGGATTGGCCGCGTCCAACCAGGGAACTTCCAGCCTGCGCCGGGAAATCCGGCATCGCTCCCCCAGCAAACCTGGGCCATGCCACCAGCGCCACGCGGCCGTTCGTTGGGCACACTGCCCTTGGTCATCACGGGCGCAGTACTGGCCCTTGCCAGTCTCCTGCTGGTGGTGCCGTTCCTTCTTGGCAACACTGGCGTCACCGGCTTTGTGGTTGGTTTTATTGCTTCCTTGATTCCCTTGTCGGTGGTTCTGCTGACAGTCCGCCTCATTGACCGGTGGGAGCCTGAACCGAAAAGGCTCCTGTGGTTCGCTTTCACGTGGGGTGCCGCTGTTTCCATCGCCGGGACGTTGCTCATCCAACCGCTCTTCGCCCTGGCCGCGCCAACCAGCAGCGAAGAAGCGTTCACCTACTTCATGGCAACCGTCCAAGCGCCCATCGTGGAGGAATTCACCAAGTCTCTGGGGTTGCTGGTCTTGATCCTGGCCGCACGGAAGTACTTCGACGGTCCGGTTGACGGTGTGGTGTTCGCGTTCACGATTGCCGCCGGTTTCGCCTTCACAGAGAACATCCTCTACTTCGGACGCGAAATTGCCTCGTCAACGGATCCCGGCACTGACTTGGTACGTATCTTCATCCTCCGCGGCGTCATGTCACCCTTTGCTCATGCGGTCTTCACGGGAACAACCGGATTGATCATGGGCTTCGCAGCCCGGAAATGGCACCCGGGTTATGCCGTTCTGGCGTTCTTCATCGGCTTGCTGCCCGCAATGTTCCTGCACAACCGCTGGAACAGCATGGGCCAGGACTTCCTGGTGGAGTACTTCGTAGTCCAGGTTCCGATTTTCCTGGTTGCCGCTGTGGGCATCATCCTTCTCCGTGTCGCCGAAGGAAAACTCACACGGCAACGGCTCATGGAGTATGCCCGGGCAGGGTGGTTCACCCCGGCCGAAGTGGAAATGCTGGCCACCGCGAAGGGTCGCAAACATGCCGTTCGCTGGGCATCCTCCCGCGGACGTGGGCCTCAGATGAAAGCCTTCATCAAAGGAGCCACCGCGTTGGCGTTCACCCGCCAACGGATACTTAGCGGCCGTGACGTCCATCTTCACCAGCACGATGAGCTTGAACATCTGCGCAGCATCCCTGGCCTCAGGGCCGCAGTTCTCCAGTAACGCAAAAAAGGACCCGCTTCCACAGTTTCCTGTGAAGCGGGTCCTTGTGCGTTCAAACCAGGCGATGTACCTACGCGAGAAGTGACGGCTTGAGCTTCTGCAGTCGGCCAAGGAGGCCATTGATGAAGGCCGGGGACTCGTCCGTGGACATCGTCTTGGCGAGGGCAACGGCTTCGCTGACCGCCACGCCATCCGGAACCTCATCGTTGTAGAGGAGCTCCCAAGCTCCGATCCGAAGAATGATGCGGTCCACTGACGGCATGCGCTCCAACGTCCATCCCTGGGCGTACGTCTGCAGGAACTCATCGATGGTTGCCTGCATGGAAACAACGCCCTCAACGATTTCCACCGTGTAGGGGTTGATGACCAAGTCGGTTTTCTCCCGGCGCGCGGTCATGGCGTCGAAAGCCGAAACGGAGCGCTGCTCCGCCTCGAAGAGTACTTCAAGAGCCCTGCTACGGGCTTTACCGCGTGCGCTCACTAGTCGTTGACCCGACCCAGGTAGCTGCCATCGCGGGTGTCGACCTTGACCTTGGTGCCCTGCTCAACGAACAGCGGAACCTGGATCTCGTAGCCGGTTTCAACAGTGGCCGGCTTGGTGCCTGCCGAGGAGCGGTCGCCCTGAAGGCCCGGCTCCGTGTAGGTAATTTCGAGGACGACGCTCGGGGGCAGTTCGATGTACAGCGGATTGCCCTCGTGGATGGCAATGTTGACCATCTGGTTTTCGAGCATGAAGTTGGTGGCGTCGCCGACAGTTGCACCGGTGACGGTGATCTGGTCGAAGTCCTGGGTGTCCATGAAGACGAAGTCTTCGCCATCCTGGTACAGGTACTGGTAGTCACGGCGGTCAACCGTTGCGGTTTCGATCTTCAGGCCGGCGTTGAAGGTCTTGTCGACCACCTTGCCGGACATGACGTTGCGCATCTTGGTACGGACGAACGCGCCGCCCTTGCCCGGCTTGACGTGCTGGAACTCGATGATGTTCCAGAGCTGGCCCTCGAGCTTCAGTACGGTCCCGTTCTTGATGTCGTTTGTGGTTGCCACTCGTATCCTCAGGTTTCTCTCACTGGTTCAAGCTGCCAGTTCGTCTATGCCAGGCAGGCATGCCAAACGGCCCGCCAGCGCGTATTTATCAAAAATCCAAGAACCATTCTACCGGCAAATGGGCCGTAGGCCTGCGAACGGGGATTTGACCAGCTTTCAGCAGGCAACTTCGAGTACGTTGCGGGCCCGCTGCAGGGCCACGGCTGATGAATAGATCAGCGCCGCATCGGCAGCCATGGATACCCTTAGGTCCAGCGCCCTGGAGAACTCCTCGGACGCTGCAAGGGCGTTGCCACTCACGAAATAAGCACGGCCCAGATACTGATGGACGATCGCTTCCTTGGAACTGCCCTGGACTTCGTGAAGCAACTGACGGAACAACTGCACAGCCCGGTCAAGGCGGTTGGTGGCCCGGTGGACCTCGGCCTCGAAGATCCTTAGGCGGAATGACTCAGGATCCTTGTAGCGGGCCTCAGCCAGCAACTCGGCGGCTTCCTTCGGCTGGTTTTCAAGCAGCAAGGCCATGATGCGGTCAGCGGGGTCTTCTGAAGCCGCAAGCGCAGACTCCATGACTTCCTCGTTGACGATCACGGGCAGCAGCGTATCCGGGTTCATTCGGACGCCCGGGAAGCCGGCGGTCGGCCAATCGCTGACGCCCTCACGGACTGCAGCGCTCATGATGCGATCTCCTGGTAGGCCGCAAACAGGAGTGAGGTGTCGGGAACCTCCAGGATGCCCGGCTTGGCCACGCCGTCGAGGACAACGAAGCGGAGAAGGTCGCCACGGGATTTCTTGTCCCGGCGCATGCCGTCCAGCAGGCCCTGCCAACGGTCCCGACGGTAGGTAGTAGGCAGCCCCAGGCTTTCCAGGATGGTGCGGTGACGATCTGCGTCGGTATCGGACAACCGGCCCACGCTGCGCGACAATTCCGCAGCGAACATCA
This genomic window contains:
- the carB gene encoding carbamoyl-phosphate synthase large subunit, which gives rise to MPKRTDLKSVLVIGSGPIVIGQAAEFDYSGTQALRVLKEEGLRVILVNSNPATIMTDPEFADATYVEPITPEVVEKIIAKERPDAILPTLGGQTALNTAIALDKNGVLEKYNVELIGANIAAIELGEDREKFKGVVERCGAESARSHIIHTMEEAFKAAEDLGYPMVVRPSFTMGGLGSGLAYNEDDLRRIVGQGLQYSPTTEVLLEESILGWKEYELEMMRDKNDNVVVVCSIENFDPVGVHTGDSITVAPALTLTDREYQKLRDVSIAVIREVGVDTGGCNIQFAIDPATGRVVVIEMNPRVSRSSALASKATGFAIAKIATKLSLGYTLDEIPNDITQKTPASFEPTLDYVVVKVPRFAFEKFPAADNTLTTTMKSVGEAMAMGRNFTEALQKALRSLEQKGSQLDFSSVPEYEVAELIEKAKRPTTDRLHQVQRAMLGGASVEDLFEATKIDPWFLDQLQLLNETAQEIRKAGVLTEDMLRNAKRHGFSDEQIGALTHNPEAVVRGVRHALGIRPVYKTVDTCAAEFAAYTPYHYSAYDEEDEVGLHAKPSVIILGSGPNRIGQGIEFDYSCVHASMALRKAGYETVMVNCNPETVSTDYDVSTRLYFEPLTLEDVLEVIAAEERTGGVMGVFVQLGGQTPLKLAQQLADAGVPILGTSPEAIDLAEHRGAFARVLDEAGLTSPKNGTAVSFEDAKKIADEIGYPVLVRPSYVLGGRGMEIVYDEPNLSRYIANATEITPDHPVLIDRFLEDAVEIDVDALFDGTDMYLGGIMEHIEEAGIHSGDSACVLPPITLGTNVIERVRTATRAIAEGVGVRGLINIQFALASDVLYVLEANPRASRTVPFVSKATGVQMAKAAALIGTGVTINQLRGAYKMLPETGDGSTLPLDAPVAVKEAVLPFSRFRTPEGKVVDSLLGPEMRSTGEVMGIDKHFDTAFAKSQAAANNALPTGGKIFVSVANRDKRSVIMGVKRLSDLGFEIVSTGGTADVLRRNGIQATPVRKVAEGSSAEGEGTIADLVIAGEIDMVFNTPSGGEARSDGYELRAAATSIGIPCITTVAEFNAAVQAIEALRTYEWSVTSLQEHAANLAAAVEAANA
- the carA gene encoding glutamine-hydrolyzing carbamoyl-phosphate synthase small subunit; translated protein: MPIVESNKVTDSKAATTPTSSAAVLVLEDGRMFRGRSYGAQGTALGEAVFATGMTGYQETITDPSYARQLVVQTAPHIGNTGVNSEDAESRRIWVAGYIVRDAARRPSNWRSERSLDDELVEQGIVGIQGVDTRAITRHLREHKTMRAGIFSGEAAQVSDKELVDAVLASAPMEGAALAEEVSIDKAYVVEPKDHGWEGEPRFSIAAVDLGIKAMTPVRFAERGVRVHVLPATSTLEDVNAVNPDGFFMSNGPGDPATADHQVSLLRSVLDEKLPYFGICFGNQILGRALGFGTYKLRYGHRGINQPVMDRRTGKVEITSQNHGFAVDAPMNGATVAPEERYGRVEVSHVSLNDDVVEGLACLDIPAFSVQYHPEAAAGPHDAAYLFDRFIDLMAETKSGAANTTDSKTEDKK
- a CDS encoding dihydroorotase → MAENSYLIRGAAILGGEAEDLLIRDGMIEARGKDLAAEGATVIDAAGLVALPGMVDVHTHLREPGREDAETVETGTRAAALGGFTAVHAMANSNPVADTAGVVEQVHSLGRASGWVDVRPVGAVTVGLAGEQLAELGAMADSRARVRMFSDDGICVHDPVIMRRALEYVKAFDGVVAQHAQEPRLTAGAQMNEGTVSAVLGLTGWPAVAEESIIARDVLLAQHVGSRLHVCHVSTAGSVEIVRWAKARGINVTAEVTPHHLLLTDELVRSYDPVYKVNPPLRTDADVQALREGLADGTIDVVGTDHAPHPSEHKECEWAQAAMGMTGLETALSVVQETMIETGLMTWADFARVTSFTPAIIGRVADQGRPLEVGEPANVILVDPAARWTVDPHKMATMGRNSPFKGKELPGSVVATFFKGHPTVLDGKLNTPYRYPAVSSN
- a CDS encoding aspartate carbamoyltransferase catalytic subunit, which gives rise to MKHLLSTENLSAYDAIRVLDTAEEMSAVGEREVKKLPALRGRTVVNLFFEDSTRTRISFEAAAKRLSADVINFAAKGSSVSKGESLKDTAQTLAAMGADAVVIRHWASGAPHRLAATDWIDAAVINAGDGTHEHPTQALLDAFTMRRHWSQVNGTESTGADLKGMRVAIAGDVLHSRVARSNVWLLKTLGAEVTLVAPPTLLPIGVEHWPCKVSYDLDQTLEAGIDAMMMLRVQGERMNASFFPSTREYSRRWGFDDARLRALDDLGMKDTIIMHPGPMNRGLEISSAAADSPRSTVLAQVRNGVSVRMAALYLLLSGDSRGAASNVSQSSKETN
- the pyrR gene encoding bifunctional pyr operon transcriptional regulator/uracil phosphoribosyltransferase PyrR is translated as MTEVTSAHVPSRVVLNQADIDRALTRIAHEILEANKGSQDLVLLGIPSRGYPLAVRLANKIAAADPTVNAETIVGQLDVTMFRDDLSHQPTRPPRHTRLPLSGIDDKVVVLIDDVLYSGRTIRAALDALVDLGRPRIVRLAVLVDRGHRELPIRADHVGKNLPTSSAEKVRVHLEEIDSVDGVPVNEVVIEAGK
- a CDS encoding PrsW family intramembrane metalloprotease; the protein is MSLSSHSMPWNRLVSMTMNPNGQPGGQPYPRPYLEPAANPTWIGRVQPGNFQPAPGNPASLPQQTWAMPPAPRGRSLGTLPLVITGAVLALASLLLVVPFLLGNTGVTGFVVGFIASLIPLSVVLLTVRLIDRWEPEPKRLLWFAFTWGAAVSIAGTLLIQPLFALAAPTSSEEAFTYFMATVQAPIVEEFTKSLGLLVLILAARKYFDGPVDGVVFAFTIAAGFAFTENILYFGREIASSTDPGTDLVRIFILRGVMSPFAHAVFTGTTGLIMGFAARKWHPGYAVLAFFIGLLPAMFLHNRWNSMGQDFLVEYFVVQVPIFLVAAVGIILLRVAEGKLTRQRLMEYARAGWFTPAEVEMLATAKGRKHAVRWASSRGRGPQMKAFIKGATALAFTRQRILSGRDVHLHQHDELEHLRSIPGLRAAVLQ
- the nusB gene encoding transcription antitermination factor NusB, with the translated sequence MSARGKARSRALEVLFEAEQRSVSAFDAMTARREKTDLVINPYTVEIVEGVVSMQATIDEFLQTYAQGWTLERMPSVDRIILRIGAWELLYNDEVPDGVAVSEAVALAKTMSTDESPAFINGLLGRLQKLKPSLLA
- the efp gene encoding elongation factor P, which produces MATTNDIKNGTVLKLEGQLWNIIEFQHVKPGKGGAFVRTKMRNVMSGKVVDKTFNAGLKIETATVDRRDYQYLYQDGEDFVFMDTQDFDQITVTGATVGDATNFMLENQMVNIAIHEGNPLYIELPPSVVLEITYTEPGLQGDRSSAGTKPATVETGYEIQVPLFVEQGTKVKVDTRDGSYLGRVND
- a CDS encoding lipopolysaccharide assembly protein LapB, which encodes MSAAVREGVSDWPTAGFPGVRMNPDTLLPVIVNEEVMESALAASEDPADRIMALLLENQPKEAAELLAEARYKDPESFRLRIFEAEVHRATNRLDRAVQLFRQLLHEVQGSSKEAIVHQYLGRAYFVSGNALAASEEFSRALDLRVSMAADAALIYSSAVALQRARNVLEVAC